Part of the Homo sapiens chromosome 19 genomic scaffold, GRCh38.p14 alternate locus group ALT_REF_LOCI_8 HSCHR19LRC_PGF2_CTG3_1 genome is shown below.
gcagatcgcctgaggtcaggagttcgagaccagcctggccaacatggggaagccccgtctctactaaaaatacaaaaattagctgcacatggaggggcatgcttgtagtcccaggtattcgggaggctgaggtaggagaatcacttgaatccaggaggcagaggttgcagtgagccgagaccgcaccactgcactccagcctgggcaacagagcaagactccatctcaaaagaaaaaaaaattcgccgggtgtggtggctcacgcctgtaatcccagcactttgggaggccgaggccgaggcgggtggatcacgaggtcaggagatcaagaccatcctggctaacacggtgaaaccccgtctttactaaaattacaaaaaactagccgggcgtggtggcgggcgcctgtagtcccagctactcgggaggctgaggcaggagaatggcatgaacccgggaggcagggcttgcagtgagccgagattgctgcactgcactccagcctggggaacatagcgagactgtctcaaaaaaaaaaaaaaaagtcaagaagcagaggatcaggaaaaacaactaaggggtactaggcttaatacttgggtgacaaaataatctgtacaacaaactcctatGACACACGGTTACctgtgtaactaacctgtactTGTACctactttttggtttgttttggtaacaaaacaaaccaaaaaaaagatagctggggccaggcatggtggctcatgcctgtaatcccagcactttcgaagaccgaggcaggcgcatcaccttaggtcaggagttcgagacaagcctggccaagatggagaaaattccacctctactaaaaacacaagattaagtcattgcactccagcgcctaggtgacagagtgaaactctgtctcagaaaaaataaaaaataaaaaaggggccaggtgcagcggctcatgcctataatcccagcactttggaaggccgaggcaggcaaatcacctgaggtcaggagctcgagatcagcctgggcaacacggtgaaaacctgtctgtgctaaaagtacaaaattagccgggcaaggtggcacatgcctgtaatcccagctactcgggaggctgaggcaggagaattgcttgaacctgggaggtggaggatgcagtgagctgagatcgcgccattgcactccagcctgggcaacaagagtaaatctccgtctcaccaaaaaaaaaaaaaaaaaaaaagacagctggaaaatccccaaatacatGGAGATGAAACAGCacatttccaaatttaaaaaacaaaagtacaagAAGCTTAGTCATCGTTCAGGGTCTTCCTTGCAAGATGAGCTTCTACTTACTCCACTTTCTGCAGATGACAGGTGCTACGGGTTACGTGGTCACAAAGAATCCGCACAGAAGAGTCACTCAGGAAGCTTTGTTTCACTTCCAGAAACTTGAGGTTGCTGTTTGAGCTGAAGAGAGAGCAGAAATCTGTCCAGAGGCGAAGAGAGCGAAGATCCTGCCGAGCCCAGTTCGGAATGGTTAGGTAAGTGCACCTGCAGGAGAACACACGTTCATCTCTTAGGACTAGTACCTGCATGGTGAGATGGGCATCTGCAAACCAcatttcaatggcaaaaaccacaattacttttgcaccaacctaaaacaGTGTCTATAGTAAACAATATTGCATCACATGCTTTGCTACCAGTATAGATCTtaagttttacaaaaaaaataaaataatagataaggctgagtgaggtggctcatgcctgtaatcccaacactttgctaggccaaagtgggaagatcacttgagcccaggagtttaagaccaacttGGGCTAGAAactgagacccccatctctacaaaaaaataaaataattaaccgggcaaggtggtgcacgcccatagtcccagctactcgggaggctgaggcaggagaatcacttgaacccgggaggcggaggttgcagtgagccaagatcgcgccactgcactccagcctgggggacagagcgagactccgtctcaaaaataaaaagccccAATTCCTAATTGCCAAGTCGTGTCTCCACGTTGAACATGAAGCTGGAAAGAAGTCCAGCCAGAGGGAAATTCTGACAGTAAGCGACAGGGCAAAGGAGACGCTGGCCTCTTCCTAGTGGAGCGTGGGATGGGAAAACAGTTCTTACCTTTCAAATTCAATGTCCAGTTCAAAATCCATGTAATTCTCCAGGAACACCCCCTTTGCTACCTGCAGTGAGAGTTTCTGCAAGTCTTGACAATGCTTCAGGCTGAAGGAACAATGCATCACTTCAGAAGTATTTGTCAGGTGAATAGAAATTTCCTTGAACGGGGCCACCACCACCTTCGCCAGCTCCTCCTCCTGAGACTCATACAGGCAGCCCAAGACCTCCTTCAGGTCGGTCACGGATAAGGGCTTATTTGCATGAAGATGTGCTTTGCATTGCAGCAATTCCTGTTTGATGTCCGGTGACATCCGGCAGCCAAAAGTGGCCTCCAACTCCTTGGCTCTCTTCTCGTTAGCGAGGCCGAATAAGAAGTGTCCTACTTGAATCAGGTCGGGGTTCTTGAGTCTTTCTTCTCCGGAAAGCAGCTTCTGTACGTCCCCGATGTCCCAGGCGTGGCCGTCCCtgtcctccccctcctccttctccagggCGTAGAACAGGGCAGTGAGAAACtgctggaagctgaggtggatgaAGGAGTAGCAGCCTTTGGAGACTCTGTCCTGGCGGAGGATGTCTCCGTCCAGGAACAGACGGAGGTCGGACTCCTGCACCCCGAGCCTTTCCAGGTCCTCTCGGTGGAACACGGACATCTGCGCCCACAGGCCCTGCGCGGCCAGGAGGCTCAGCGTCCGCAGCGCGCCCCGCAGCTGTGCGCCCTGCGGGAACCGGCTGCAGAGGAAACGCAGGAACAGCCCCGTGCGGGTGAGGCAGGTGGGGACCGGGTCCTCCCCCTTCTCCATCTGCAGCTTCAGAGTCGTGCACACAATCCAGCACACCGCGGGGGCCGAGCCCAGCTGGAACAGGGCCGCGTTGCTCCTCATTAGCTCAAAGGCACGCATGGCTTGGTCCTCGTCTCCAAAGTGTCTCAGGAAATAGGCCCTCCtgtcctcctccaggaagccctccacCCTTACGTAGATCGGCTGCTGCGCCAGGAGCTGGAGGTCCCTCAGTGCCCTGGGCCGCGTGGTGACCAGCAAGGCTGCCCTGGGTAACATCTTCCTCTTCAGCAAACTCCCCAGGAGGACGGGCACCGGCTTCTTCTTCTCCCAGTCCCCGCAGATGTCCTGGATCAGCGCCCCAGGTGGGACTTTCAGCTCATCAAGGCCATCGACCACGAACAGGATTCTCTGTGCTTGGGCTAGGATGCTTGGAATGTCATCCTGCAATTCAGGCCAGTCTTTGGAGATCAGCTCTGCAAAACTGCAGGGGCCCATGCGGCTGAGCTCCTTGCAGCTGAGGTAGAACGCGTATCTGAGCGTCGGGCTGAGGTTGCAGTCTGTCCAGTCCAGCATACACTTTTTGGCCAGCGTGGTTTTCCCCACGCCTGCGGGGCCGTGCAGCACCACCGTGTAAGGTGTTAGCTTCCTGGGTGTTCTGGGATTCAAGAATGGAATGAACCGTTGGTTTCTCAGAGTGACGTCGTCATGGAAATTGTCAATGTCTCCTTGCCAAAAGGTGTTCTTCCAGACCAAAGACTGTTTCTCCATTGAATTTCTCCATCCTTCCTTTTCACCTGCAGTGACAGCCCATAGGACAGTTGAggttgatgatgatgattttctgaattattttgtcAAGTACCAGAaatgagggccaggcacggtgtctcatgcttgtaatcccggcactttgggaggccaaggtgggtggatcacttgaggtcaggagttcaagaccagcctggccaagatagtgaaaccccatctctactaaaaatacaaaacattagctgggggtagtggcggccgcctgtaatcccggctactcaggaggctgaggcagagaattgcttgaacccgggaggcagaggttgcaatgagcagagacggagccactacactccagcctgggctacagagcaagattccgtctcaaaaaaaaaaaaaactaccagaaatgaataaaaccaggaagaagtgatGCACCTTGCATGCTCTCAAACACCAAACTCATGACCATAGGACCGTATTTACCCACCTGGCTTTGCTAACTCCGAGTCTTCTTCTGCATCTCCCAGCTCAGGATTATCTATTTCTTGCACCTGTCCGTCCTCTGTAAAATACTTAGATGTAAGCCTGACACAGTAATTTACACTTCGTAAATCAGACATTATTGTACATAAagtgtcagccaggcatggtggctcatgcctgtaatcacagcactttggaaggctgaggtgggcggatcacaaggtcaggagatcaagaccagcctggccaacatggcaaaaccccatctctactaaaaatacaaaaaaaaaaaaattagccaggtgtggtgaaacacgcctgtaatcccagctactccggaggctgagataggagaatcacttgaacccagaggcggaggttgcagtgagcccagatctcgccactgcactccagccttacactccagcctgggcgacagaacgagactccatctcaaaaaaaaaaaaaaaaaaaaaaaaatgaccaggaCACCCCAGGTTCTACTTACCCATCATCTCAGCCTTTGCCATCTTACACAATTCCGTGAGATTCATCTCTTCCAAGATGTTCACAGTCGCATTCCTTATCCAATTTTCTGAGGAGGTGTTGACCAGAATTTCTGCCAGTTTCTTGCCATCAGCCTCTTCCACCTCAGACCATGGGGTCTTCTGTAGCACGTCTTCGAGGGGAAAAGCCCATAAAAGGGATTTGAAACTCTTTAATTCATCCTCGTTCAGCTGCTCCAGAAGGGTCTGCAGAGTCCACTCTAGCTGGGGCGATGTCATAGTGCTCCGAGTATGAGACCTTAGGTTAAGGCTGAAGaactggggggaaaaaaggaaaaacagttcACGAGTTACCATCATTAAATGAAACCACAGTTTCCTGTGTGCCAAGAACAAGACTGTTCCTGCTGTACAGTGAGTGGTAAAATATTCCAAAGACTGAATTAAGAGACTGAAAATctggcccagcacggtggctcacgcctgcggccaggagttcgagaccagcctggctaacttgGTAAAAAGAACGaacaaaaggctgggcacggtggctcacgcctgtaatcccagcactttgggaggccgaggcggatggatcacgatatcaggagatcgagaccatcctggctaacacagtgaaacccctgcctctactaaaaaaatacaaaaaattagcagggcgtggtggcgggcacctgtagtcccagctactcgggaggctgaggcaggagaatggtgtgaacccgggaagtggagcttgcagtgagcagagatctcaccattgcactccagcctgggcgacagagcgagactccgtctcaaaaaaaaaaaaaaaaaaaaaaaaaagaatacaaagaatgAAGGGTCAGTGGTATGCTAGGGCCAGCCCGTGCTGCCTAATGGGGGCTTCCTATATGTACCTATACCAACGTCCATGGGCTGTGATTTCACACTGATAGTACAAAATCACAAGGGGAGTGTTTATGCCACAGAAATCAGCAAACacggcagggcgcggtggctcacgcctgtaatcccagcactttgggaggccaaggcgggtggataacctgaggtcgggagctcaagaccagcctgaccaacacggcgaaaccccatctctactaaaaatacagaaattacaggcgggtgcctgtaatcccagctactcaggaggccgagacaggagaatcacacttgaacctgggaggtggaggttgcatgatctgagatcacgccattgcactcgagcctcggcaacaagaacaagactctgtctcaaacaaacaaaaaaacaaatcagcaaaCACTACAAACCAAGACTTCCTCGCCACCAACCCTCAGAGCCACTTGTTTAACATTTCAGCCCACCACTGAATGACACattgaaaacaaatagcaagaggacagatataaatataactgtactggccgggtatggtggctcaggcctggaatcccagcactttgggaggctgaggcaggtggatcgcctgatgtcaggagtttgagacccgcctggcccacatggtgaaaccccatctctactaaaaatacaaaagctagccaagtgtagtggtaggaacctgtaatcccaggtacgtgggaggctgaggcaggagaatcgcttgaacccaggaggcggaggttgcagtgagctgagatagcgccattgtactccagcctgggcaacaagagcgaaactctatctcaaaaaaaaaaaacttagccaggcctggtggaaCATACccgtagtcccagatacttgggaggctgacacaggaggattgtttgagcctacgatttggaggttgcagtgagccagccactgcacgccagcctgggtgacagagtgaggccctgtctcaaaagtaagtaactaatggccgggtgcggtggctcacgcctgtaatcccagcactttgggaggccgaggcaggcggatcacgaggtcaggagatcgagaccatcctggctaacacggtgaaaccccgtctctactaaaaatacaaacaattagccgggcgtggtggcgggcgcctgtagtcccagctactcgggaggctgaggcaggagaatggcgggaacccgggaggcggagcttgcagtgagcggagatcgcgccaccgcactccagcctgggcgacagagcgagactccgtctgggttgggggggcggggggaagagGCAGCctggaaaataaataacagaaaaagtgACTTGCCAAGCCCGGGTGCTGATAGAGGTGGACAGCTTTACCCTTGGAGGGAACAGCAAATCTTTTTCCCCAGCTGTGACGTGTGGGGAAAAGGAGGacagatcagactgttactgtgtctatgtagaaagaaatagacataagagactccattttgttctgtactaagaaaaattcttctgccttgagatgctgttaacctgtaaccctagccccaaccctgtgctcccagaaacatgtgctgtgtcacaCGTGGGtttagggctatgcaggatgtgctttgttaaacagatgcttgaaggcagcatgcttgttaaaagtcatcaccactctCTAATCTCAAGCACCCAGGGACACAAtacactgcggaaggctgcagggacctctgcctagaaaagccaggtattgtccaaagtttctccccatgtgatagcctgagataaggcctcgtgggaagggaaagaccagACCGtaccccagcccgacacccgtaaagggtctgtgctgaagaggattagtataagaggaaggcctTTTTGCAGTTAAGAGGAAGgtatctgtctcctgctcgtccctgggcaatggaatgtctcggtgtaaaacccgatGGTATGTTCCATCCACCGagataggggaaaaccgccttagggctggaggtgacacatgctggcagcaatactgctctttaatgcaccAGATATGTTTATGTATGAGCACATCAAGGCACAGCACATTTCCTAACCTTGTTTATGACACAGAcatttgctcacatgttttcctgctgaccctctccccactgttaccctattgtcctgccacatccccgtctccgagatggtagagataatgacCAATAAATACTGAAGGAACTCAGAGACCCGGCCGGCGCGGGTCTCCTGagcccacttttctttctgtgtactttgtctctgtgtctctttcttttctcagtctctcgtcccacctgacaagaaacacccacaggtgtggaggggcaggccaccccttcagtGAGGTATAATTACATATATCCTATTTTAGGATGGAGCAGGAAGAGCatgagagcccaggagttccagaccagcctgggcgacacaaggagaccttgtctctattttttaagtatttttaaagtaatatatacAACGTTTACTTGTCAAAGTGTACAGCATGGAGCGATGTTATATATacagtgaaatgattaccacaatccagctaattaacatatccactGCTTCATATAGTTGCCTTTCGTTTTTGCAGTGACAACGCTTGATGTACTTAGAAAAATTCAGggttttttggccaggcacggtggctcacgcctgtaatcccagcactatgggaggccgaggcgggcagatcacaaggtgaggagctcaagaccatcctggctaacacggtgaaaccccgtctctactaaaaatacaaaaaaaaaattagccgggcatggtggcgggcgcctgtagtcccagctacttgggaggctgaggcaggagaatggcttgaacctgggaggcggagcttgcagtgagccaagatcgcgccactgcactccagcctgggcgagtgagactccctctcaaaaaaaaaaaaaaaaagaaaagaaaagaaaaattcagggttttttttttctttttcagaaagtcttgctctgtcgcccaggctggagtgcaatggtgcgaggcttaccacaacctcctcttcccgggttcaagcgattctcctgcctcggcctcccaagtagctgggattacaggtatgccccaccacacctaattttttttgtatttttagtacaaacggggtttcaccatgttggccaggctggtcttgaactcctgacctcaggtgatctgcccacctcagcctcccaaagtgctgggattacaggtatgagccaccaggcctggccaagtattttttttcccaagtacatttttttctttttttcttttttttgagatggagtctccctctgttgcccaggctggagtgcagtggcacaatctcgactcactgcaacctccacctcccaggttcaagtgattctagtgcctcagcctctcaagaagctgggattacaggcgcaccgcATCACGccgggctagtttttgtatttttagtagagacagggtttcttgtttttttctgagatggagtcttgctctgtcacccaggctggagtgcagtggcgcgatctgggctcactgcaagctccgcctcccaggttcacgccattctcctgcctcagcctcccaagtagctgggactacaggcgcccgccactatgcccagctaattttttttgtatttttagtagagatggggtttcaccgtgttagccaggatggtctcgatcttctgacctcgtgatccgcccgcctcggcctcccatagtgctgggattacaggcgtgagccaccgcgcccggccgagacagggtttctctatgttggccaggctggcctcgaactcctgacctcagctgatccacccgcctcggcctcccaaagtgctgggatcacaggcgtgagccaccgcatctggccatttacatttttttttttttttgatgcagcatttcactctggttgcccaggctggagtgcagtggcgcaatctcagctcaccgcaacctccgcctcccgggttcaagtgattctcctgcctcagcctcccgagtagctgggattacaggcatgtgccaccacgcccagctaattttgtatttttagtagagatggggtttctccatgttggtcaggctggtctcaaactcccggcctcaggtgatctgaaagtgctgggattacaggcgtgagccaccgcgcccagcctacttttttttttttttaaacagggtcttcatctcatccaggctggagtgcagtggctcaatcacacctcattgcagcccccacctcctggctcaggtgatcctcccacctcaccccacaAGTAGCTTGGACACAGCACAAGGTCtggccttctttgttttttgagacggagtcgcactctgtctcccaggctggagtgcagtggcgcgatctcagctcattgcaacctccccctcctaggtttaagctattctcctgcctcaaccttccaagtaactgggattacaggcatgcaccaccacacctggctaatttttgtgtttttagtagagacagggtttcaccattttgggcaggctggtctcaaacttctggcctcaagtgatccacccgcctcggcctcccaaagtgttgggataacaggcatgaaccactgtgcctggccttatatttttttgtaatgacagagttttaccatgttgcccaggctagtctcaatctcctgaactcctCTAAACTATATTTGAATAGAAGTCCTTAAGacattaggccaggcgtggtggctcacacctggaatcccagcactttgggaggccgaggcagacagattacctaaagtcaggagttcaagaccagcctggccaacatggtgagaccccgtctctactaaaaatacaaaaattagctgggcatggtggcacgtgcctgtagtcccagctactcaggaggctgaggcaggagaatggcgggtgaacccaggaggcggagtttgcagcgaaccaagatcacgccactgcactccagcctgggcgacagagggagactccgtctcaaaaaaaaaaaaatcaaagatccTTCCAGCATCCTCGCACCAACCATTAAGGCTTGGGAAGGGCTATGGTGGAAACTCAACCAATAGCTTCTTCTCCCTTAAACGAGAAGACAAAGAAATCGATGCAAGAACCAGCACTCACCTCCCTCAGGTCAGGTCTTGCTTCCAGCCTGTGTTTCCTGCAAAGGAAACGGATAAAAAGGGGAGGTCTCTGGCCCTTGGTACGCTAGGTGGAGAGACAGCTTTCCCGCCCAGGGTGGAACCGCCCCACTGAGATTAACATTGGGTGGCTCCCAACCACTGACCTCAGGCTCACCTTGACATCACCTGGGCCCCATCCTCAGGGATTTGGCTGTAATTGGGCTTCAGTGGGCTTTGGAGAATTACGGCTTGCTGAATCTCCCCAGGTGAGATTAATGTGCAATTCCCTTCCTAGACCACCCGGGCCAGGTGTGATAGGCGACAGAACAGGAAATACACATTTTGGGTTTTGCAGGGTACCTGGCTCCCAGCTTTAAAAACTcttgtagagaaaaaaaattaaacaaaaataaataaaaattaaaaaaaaagaggacaaaaacTCCCGTGACTTCCTAAGTTACAAATACAATAAGTCTACTTTGTGGCCAACTGTGGTGCCTCctgcctataaatcccagcaggCTGAGAGGCCTAGGCCAGTGGATCCCtaggggccaggagtttgataccagcctaggcaacatagcaagatgccatctcttcaaaaatatttaataattagccatgcataggctgggcgtggtagctcatgcctgtagtcccagcaatttgggaagccgaggcgggtggatcacctgaggtcaggagttggagaccagactggccaacgtggtgaaactctgtctctactaaacatacaaaaaattagccaggtgtggtggcaggtgcctgtaatcccagctactcgggaggctgagacaggacaatcacttgaactagggaggtggagggtgaGTGAGGCacgatcacgccattgcactccagcctgggtgacaagagcaagactgtctcaaaaacaaaaacaaaaaaattagccatacatGATGggctgcacctgtaatcccagctattcaggaggctgaggtgggaggatcacctgagctcaggagtttgaggctgcagtgagctgtgactggccatctcactccagcctaggccacagagtgagacccagtctcaaaaaaataaatagataactgatatttaatttttttttttggatggagtcttgctctgtggcccaggctggagtgcagtggtgcaatctccattcttgcaacctctgccttccaggttcaagcaattctgatgcctcagcttcccaagtagctgggactgcaggcacatgccaccatgcccaactaattttttgtatttttagtagagacagggtttcaccatattggtcaggctggtctcaaactcctgatgtcaggtgattacaggcatgagccaccgcacctggcctaaaattgtttttaaataaaacagtgtATGTTGTGGAAAGCATTCAGCACAGAATTTTGGTAGTTTAAACTGTTAATTTAATGGAAGCAAATGGTCCCACAAATGAAGATGTATATATCAGTTGCAGCATGCCATCTATAGAAATAGGCACTAtggaggcctggcatggtggctcacacctgtaatccctgcactttggaaggctgaggcaggtggatcatctgaggtcagcagttcgagaccaacctgggcaacatggcaaaaaacccctggctactaaaaataaagaattagccaggcatggtggtgtgcacctgtaatcccagctactcaggaggctgaggcgtaagaattgattgaacctgggagttggaggttgccgtgagccgagattgcaccactgcgctccagcctgggcgacagagactccatctttaaaaaaaaaaaaaaaagatggccaggcgcagtggttcatgaa
Proteins encoded:
- the NLRP7 gene encoding NACHT, LRR and PYD domains-containing protein 7 isoform X23, which produces MSRKHRLEARPDLREFFSLNLRSHTRSTMTSPQLEWTLQTLLEQLNEDELKSFKSLLWAFPLEDVLQKTPWSEVEEADGKKLAEILVNTSSENWIRNATVNILEEMNLTELCKMAKAEMMEDGQVQEIDNPELGDAEEDSELAKPGEKEGWRNSMEKQSLVWKNTFWQGDIDNFHDDVTLRNQRFIPFLNPRTPRKLTPYTVVLHGPAGVGKTTLAKKCMLDWTDCNLSPTLRYAFYLSCKELSRMGPCSFAELISKDWPELQDDIPSILAQAQRILFVVDGLDELKVPPGALIQDICGDWEKKKPVPVLLGSLLKRKMLPRAALLVTTRPRALRDLQLLAQQPIYVRVEGFLEEDRRAYFLRHFGDEDQAMRAFELMRSNAALFQLGSAPAVCWIVCTTLKLQMEKGEDPVPTCLTRTGLFLRFLCSRFPQGAQLRGALRTLSLLAAQGLWAQMSVFHREDLERLGVQESDLRLFLDGDILRQDRVSKGCYSFIHLSFQQFLTALFYALEKEEGEDRDGHAWDIGDVQKLLSGEERLKNPDLIQVGHFLFGLANEKRAKELEATFGCRMSPDIKQELLQCKAHLHANKPLSVTDLKEVLGCLYESQEEELAKVVVAPFKEISIHLTNTSEVMHCSFSLKHCQDLQKLSLQVAKGVFLENYMDFELDIEFERCTYLTIPNWARQDLRSLRLWTDFCSLFSSNSNLKFLEVKQSFLSDSSVRILCDHVTRSTCHLQKVEIKNVTPDTAYRDFCLAFIGKKTLTHLTLAGHIEWERTMMLMLCDLLRNHKCNLQYLRLGGHCATPEQWAEFFYVLKANQSLKHLRLSANVLLDEGAMLLYKTMTRPKHFLQMLSLENCRLTEASCKDLAAVLVVSKKLTHLCLAKNPIGDTGVKFLCEGLSYPDCKLQTLVLQQCSITKLGCRYLSEALQEACSLTNLDLSINQIARGLWILCQALENPNCNLKHLRLWSCSLMPFYCQHLGSALLSNQKLETLDLGQNHLWKSGIIKLFGVLRQRTGSLKILRLKTYETNLEIKKLLEEVKEKNPKLTIDCNASGATAPPCCDFFC
- the NLRP7 gene encoding NACHT, LRR and PYD domains-containing protein 7 isoform X25, whose protein sequence is MSRKHRLEARPDLREFFSLNLRSHTRSTMTSPQLEWTLQTLLEQLNEDELKSFKSLLWAFPLEDVLQKTPWSEVEEADGKKLAEILVNTSSENWIRNATVNILEEMNLTELCKMAKAEMMEDGQVQEIDNPELGDAEEDSELAKPGEKEGWRNSMEKQSLVWKNTFWQGDIDNFHDDVTLRNQRFIPFLNPRTPRKLTPYTVVLHGPAGVGKTTLAKKCMLDWTDCNLSPTLRYAFYLSCKELSRMGPCSFAELISKDWPELQDDIPSILAQAQRILFVVDGLDELKVPPGALIQDICGDWEKKKPVPVLLGSLLKRKMLPRAALLVTTRPRALRDLQLLAQQPIYVRVEGFLEEDRRAYFLRHFGDEDQAMRAFELMRSNAALFQLGSAPAVCWIVCTTLKLQMEKGEDPVPTCLTRTGLFLRFLCSRFPQGAQLRGALRTLSLLAAQGLWAQMSVFHREDLERLGVQESDLRLFLDGDILRQDRVSKGCYSFIHLSFQQFLTALFYALEKEEGEDRDGHAWDIGDVQKLLSGEERLKNPDLIQVGHFLFGLANEKRAKELEATFGCRMSPDIKQELLQCKAHLHANKPLSVTDLKEVLGCLYESQEEELAKVVVAPFKEISIHLTNTSEVMHCSFSLKHCQDLQKLSLQVAKGVFLENYMDFELDIEFERCTYLTIPNWARQDLRSLRLWTDFCSLFSSNSNLKFLEVKQSFLSDSSVRILCDHVTRSTCHLQKVEIKNVTPDTAYRDFCLAFIGKKTLTHLTLAGHIEWERTMMLMLCDLLRNHKCNLQYLRLGGHCATPEQWAEFFYVLKANQSLKHLRLSANVLLDEGAMLLYKTMTRPKHFLQMLSLENCRLTEASCKDLAAVLVVSKKLTHLCLAKNPIGDTGVKFLCEGLSYPDCKLQTLVLQQCSITKLGCRYLSEALQEACSLTNLDLSINQIARGLWILCQALENPNCNLKHLRILDLLSSAIRSLKLWTWARIICGRVA
- the NLRP7 gene encoding NACHT, LRR and PYD domains-containing protein 7 isoform 2 (isoform 2 is encoded by transcript variant 2), which translates into the protein MTSPQLEWTLQTLLEQLNEDELKSFKSLLWAFPLEDVLQKTPWSEVEEADGKKLAEILVNTSSENWIRNATVNILEEMNLTELCKMAKAEMMEDGQVQEIDNPELGDAEEDSELAKPGEKEGWRNSMEKQSLVWKNTFWQGDIDNFHDDVTLRNQRFIPFLNPRTPRKLTPYTVVLHGPAGVGKTTLAKKCMLDWTDCNLSPTLRYAFYLSCKELSRMGPCSFAELISKDWPELQDDIPSILAQAQRILFVVDGLDELKVPPGALIQDICGDWEKKKPVPVLLGSLLKRKMLPRAALLVTTRPRALRDLQLLAQQPIYVRVEGFLEEDRRAYFLRHFGDEDQAMRAFELMRSNAALFQLGSAPAVCWIVCTTLKLQMEKGEDPVPTCLTRTGLFLRFLCSRFPQGAQLRGALRTLSLLAAQGLWAQMSVFHREDLERLGVQESDLRLFLDGDILRQDRVSKGCYSFIHLSFQQFLTALFYALEKEEGEDRDGHAWDIGDVQKLLSGEERLKNPDLIQVGHFLFGLANEKRAKELEATFGCRMSPDIKQELLQCKAHLHANKPLSVTDLKEVLGCLYESQEEELAKVVVAPFKEISIHLTNTSEVMHCSFSLKHCQDLQKLSLQVAKGVFLENYMDFELDIEFERCTYLTIPNWARQDLRSLRLWTDFCSLFSSNSNLKFLEVKQSFLSDSSVRILCDHVTRSTCHLQKVEIKNVTPDTAYRDFCLAFIGKKTLTHLTLAGHIEWERTMMLMLCDLLRNHKCNLQYLRLGGHCATPEQWAEFFYVLKANQSLKHLRLSANVLLDEGAMLLYKTMTRPKHFLQMLSLENCRLTEASCKDLAAVLVVSKKLTHLCLAKNPIGDTGVKFLCEGLSYPDCKLQTLVLQQCSITKLGCRYLSEALQEACSLTNLDLSINQIARGLWILCQALENPNCNLKHLRLKTYETNLEIKKLLEEVKEKNPKLTIDCNASGATAPPCCDFFC